CGGGCCGACAGGGGATGCGCAGCCGCGAATCACCGTAAAGGAGCAACCTGCGTTGCCGGGACGCCCTCGCTTGCATCGTCTACTGCTCGATGACTCCGGAAACCGCGCTGCGCGAGATCTCGACCTTCACGCCGTCGGCGATGGTGCAGACCAGCCGGTCTTCCTTGACATTGAGCACGGTGGCGAAGAGACCGCCGTTGGTGACGATGCGGTCGCCCTTCTTGAGGTTGCCCAGCATCTGCTTGTGCTTCTTCTGGCGCTGGGCGTTGGGTCGCCAGATCAACAGGTAGAAGACCAGCACCATCATGCCGATGAACAGGAAGTTCATCATCATGGCGCCCTGTCCCGAACCGGCCTGGCCCTCTCCGGGCGCGGGGCTCATGGCGAGGAAAGTCAGACAATCCGTGATCATGCTCGGCTCCTTCTCGTTTCATTGCCGGGCCATATCATGGCACATGCGATCGTTGCGGGCAAACACGGGTTGCGTCAACGACCACCCGGAGCGGCGTCGCGCGCGGCCGCGATGCGGCGTTGCTCACCTTCCCGCCATCTGGCCAGGAAGGCGTCCGCGAACGCGGCCAGGGTACCGGCGGCGATCGCCTCCCGCAGATCCCGCATGAGATCCTGGTAGACGTGGAGGTTGTGCAGGGTGGCCAGGATCGGACCCAGCATCTCGTTGGCGGCGAAGAGATGGCGGATGTAGCCCCGGCTGTGCCGCCTGCAGACCGGACAGGCGCAATCGGGGTCGAGAGGCCGGTCGTCGTCGGCGTAGGCGCTGTTGCGGACGACAAGCCGGCCGTCGCGGGTGATCGCCGTGCCGTTGCGGGCCATACGCGTCGGCAGGACGCAATCGAACATGTCCACACCCATCATCACGCTCTCGACGATGTCGTCCGGAAAGCCGACGCCCATCAGGTAGCGCGGCTTCTCCGCGGGCAGCAGGGCCGCGGTGTAGGCTGTCATCTCCCTCATCACGGTCACGGGCTCCCCGACCGAGAGGCCGCCGATGGCATAGCCGGGCAGATCCAGGGATGCGACCTGCTCGACCGAACGCGTCCGTTCGGCGGGGAACACGCTGCCCTGCACGATGCCGAAGAGGACCCTCTCCGCGCGGGCCTCCCGGTTGCGGCCGCCTGCGCCGAAGGCGTCGCGGCAGCGCACAAGCCAGCGCGACGTACGGTCGACCGCCTCGGCCACCGCGGACGCCGCAGCGCCGTAGGGCAGGCAGTGGTCGAAGGCCATGACGATGTCCGCGCCGAGCGCCAGCTGGATCTCCATCGAGAACTCCGGCGTGAAGCGATGCCGGCTGCCGTCAAGGTGCGAGCGGAACGAGACCCCGTCCTCGTCGACCCGGTTGAGGTCGCCGAGGGAGAACACCTGATAGCCGGCGCTGTCGGTCAGCAGCGCGCCGTCCCAGCCCTGGAAGCGATGCAGCCCTCCCCGCGCCGAGATGCGCCCGTGCCCGGGGCGCAGGTAGAGATGGTAGGTATTGCCCAGGATCAGCCGCGCGCCTGTAGCCCAGACCTGTTCGAAGGTCGCGGCCTTGACCGCGCCGGCCGTGCCGACGGGCATGAAGACGGGCGTCGGCACCTCGCCGTGGGGTGTCGTGAGCGAGCCCAGACGAGCCGCGCCGCCGATGTCGGTACGCTGCACGGTGAAGGAGAATTCGCCGGCGGCTTCACTCATCCCGCCTCGCCTCCCCGGGGACTCCCCCCGCGGTCATCACCAGCATGGCATCCCCGTAACTGTAGAAGCGGTAGCCCGCCTCGATCGCATGCCCGTAGACCTCCCGCCACACGTCGACGCCCGCGTACGCCGCGATCAGCATGAGCAGGGACGAGCCCGGCAGGTGGAAGTTCGTGATCAGGCCGTCGGCCACGGCGATCTCGTCCGGGGGCATGACGAACAGCCGTGTCAGCCCGGTCACGCACCAGCCTGCCGCCTCGCGTCGTGCAGTGCCAGCGAACACCGGCCTCTGCGTCGCATCGTCGGGCCACTCGGCGCGCGCGTCCGCCCGATCGGCCAGGCGCAGGCGGGCCACTGTCTCGAGCACACGCAGGGCGGTCGTACCGACCGCAATCACGCGGCCGCC
This genomic interval from bacterium contains the following:
- a CDS encoding S-adenosylmethionine:tRNA ribosyltransferase-isomerase, with the translated sequence GGRVIAVGTTALRVLETVARLRLADRADARAEWPDDATQRPVFAGTARREAAGWCVTGLTRLFVMPPDEIAVADGLITNFHLPGSSLLMLIAAYAGVDVWREVYGHAIEAGYRFYSYGDAMLVMTAGGVPGEARRDE
- the yajC gene encoding preprotein translocase subunit YajC, which codes for MITDCLTFLAMSPAPGEGQAGSGQGAMMMNFLFIGMMVLVFYLLIWRPNAQRQKKHKQMLGNLKKGDRIVTNGGLFATVLNVKEDRLVCTIADGVKVEISRSAVSGVIEQ
- the tgt gene encoding tRNA guanosine(34) transglycosylase Tgt is translated as MSEAAGEFSFTVQRTDIGGAARLGSLTTPHGEVPTPVFMPVGTAGAVKAATFEQVWATGARLILGNTYHLYLRPGHGRISARGGLHRFQGWDGALLTDSAGYQVFSLGDLNRVDEDGVSFRSHLDGSRHRFTPEFSMEIQLALGADIVMAFDHCLPYGAAASAVAEAVDRTSRWLVRCRDAFGAGGRNREARAERVLFGIVQGSVFPAERTRSVEQVASLDLPGYAIGGLSVGEPVTVMREMTAYTAALLPAEKPRYLMGVGFPDDIVESVMMGVDMFDCVLPTRMARNGTAITRDGRLVVRNSAYADDDRPLDPDCACPVCRRHSRGYIRHLFAANEMLGPILATLHNLHVYQDLMRDLREAIAAGTLAAFADAFLARWREGEQRRIAAARDAAPGGR